In one Staphylococcus lutrae genomic region, the following are encoded:
- a CDS encoding formate--tetrahydrofolate ligase — MGHLTDLEIANQATLKPIKEIANKAGISEDALEPYGHYKAKIDISKIKTKNGKGKVVLVTAMSPTPAGEGKSTVTVGLADAFQQINKNVMVALREPALGPTFGIKGGATGGGYAQVLPMEDINLHFNGDFHAITTANNALSAFIDNHIHQGNALGIDQRRIEWKRVLDMNDRALRQVIVGLGGPTQGVPREDGFNITVASEIMAILCLSTGIKDLKESIAKITIGYTRERQPVTVKDLGVQGALAMILKDAIKPNLVQTIEGTPALVHGGPFANIAHGCNSIIATETARDLADIVVTEAGFGSDLGAEKFINIKSRKADFEPDAVVVVATIRALKMHGGVSKDHLKEENVEALKNGIKNLERHVKNIRKFGVEPVVALNAFIHDTEAEFEFVKQWAERNNVRLSLTEVWEKGGKGGTDLAKKVLEVIETPHQFKRLYDLEMPLEDKIEKIVKEIYGGSKVTFTTKAQKQLAQFKANGWDHYPVCMAKTQYSFTDDQTRLGAPSDFEITIRELEAKTGAGFIVALTGAIMTMPGLPKQPAALKMDVTDDGHAIGLF; from the coding sequence GTGGGTCATTTAACAGATTTAGAAATTGCAAATCAAGCGACACTCAAACCAATTAAAGAAATTGCAAATAAGGCCGGTATTTCCGAAGATGCTTTAGAACCTTACGGACATTACAAGGCGAAAATTGATATTTCTAAAATTAAAACAAAAAATGGTAAGGGAAAAGTCGTCCTAGTCACTGCAATGAGTCCGACACCAGCTGGAGAAGGTAAATCAACTGTGACTGTGGGATTGGCGGATGCCTTTCAACAAATTAATAAAAATGTCATGGTGGCATTACGAGAACCTGCATTAGGTCCGACATTTGGTATAAAAGGTGGGGCTACGGGTGGCGGCTATGCCCAAGTCTTACCGATGGAGGATATTAATCTCCACTTTAACGGTGATTTCCATGCCATCACGACTGCAAATAATGCATTGTCTGCGTTCATAGACAACCATATTCATCAAGGTAATGCGCTTGGAATTGATCAACGTCGTATCGAATGGAAACGGGTATTAGATATGAACGACCGTGCATTACGTCAAGTTATCGTAGGTCTAGGTGGACCGACGCAAGGCGTGCCTCGAGAAGATGGCTTCAACATCACAGTGGCTTCAGAAATTATGGCTATTTTATGTTTGAGCACAGGCATCAAAGATTTAAAAGAAAGTATTGCGAAAATTACGATTGGTTATACGCGAGAACGTCAACCCGTTACTGTTAAAGACTTAGGCGTACAAGGTGCACTCGCAATGATTTTAAAAGATGCGATTAAACCAAATCTTGTCCAAACGATTGAAGGGACACCTGCACTTGTACATGGGGGACCTTTTGCGAATATTGCACATGGTTGTAATTCAATTATTGCTACAGAAACGGCACGTGATTTAGCCGATATTGTTGTGACAGAGGCAGGCTTTGGTTCTGATTTAGGTGCCGAAAAGTTCATCAATATTAAATCACGTAAAGCAGATTTCGAACCTGATGCCGTTGTGGTTGTAGCGACTATTCGTGCGCTAAAGATGCACGGAGGCGTTTCAAAAGACCATCTTAAAGAGGAAAATGTGGAAGCTTTAAAAAATGGTATAAAAAACTTAGAGCGTCACGTAAAAAATATTCGTAAGTTTGGTGTTGAACCTGTGGTCGCATTAAATGCATTCATCCACGATACAGAGGCTGAATTTGAATTTGTAAAACAGTGGGCAGAGCGCAATAATGTACGGCTATCACTGACTGAAGTTTGGGAAAAAGGTGGAAAAGGCGGAACGGATTTAGCAAAAAAAGTCCTTGAAGTGATCGAAACACCGCATCAATTTAAACGTTTATACGATTTGGAAATGCCACTTGAAGACAAAATCGAAAAAATAGTAAAAGAGATTTATGGTGGAAGCAAAGTCACGTTCACTACGAAAGCACAAAAACAATTAGCACAGTTTAAGGCAAACGGTTGGGATCACTATCCGGTATGTATGGCTAAAACGCAATACTCATTTACAGATGACCAAACGCGTTTAGGCGCACCGTCAGATTTTGAAATTACGATTCGTGAACTTGAAGCGAAAACAGGGGCGGGCTTCATCGTTGCATTAACAGGTGCGATTATGACCATGCCAGGATTACCTAAGCAACCTGCTGCATTAAAAATGGATGTCACTGATGATGGACACGCCATAGGTCTATTCTAG
- the acsA gene encoding acetate--CoA ligase — translation MKVEVYKGEQGNFNLKDYQTTYDQFDWKEVEKVFSWYETGKVNMAYECIDRHVKDGKADKIALNYKDQQRKESYTFKEMQEKSNQAANVLKDKANVQKGDRVFIFMPRTPELYFALFGVLKLGGIVGPLFEAFMEKAVKDRLENSEAKVIITTNSLLSRIPQDQLPHLETIVVVDETVEDQYVDFNQAMQTADTAFDIEWLGREDGLILHYTSGSTGQPKGVLHVQEAMLLHYISGRYVLDFHEDDVYWCTADPGWVTGTSYGIFAPWLNGVTNCIAGGRFSPENWYAMIEDFKVTIWYTAPTALRMLMSAGDDLVEKYDLTSLRSILSVGEPLNPEVIKWAKKVYHKRVLDTWWMTETGGHMIVNYPSEDIKLGSMGKPLPGIEAAIIDNEGHRLPPNRMGNLAIKKGWPSMMREVWKNPEKYASYFIGDWYVSGDSAYQDEDGYFWFQGRVDDVIMTAGERVGPFEVESKLVEHKAVAEAGVIGKPDPVRGEIIKAFIALRQGYEPTDALKEEIRLFVKEGLAAHAAPREIEFKEKLPKTRSGKIMRRVLKAWELDLPTGDLSTMED, via the coding sequence ATGAAAGTCGAAGTTTACAAAGGGGAACAAGGAAACTTTAACCTCAAAGATTATCAAACAACATATGACCAATTCGATTGGAAAGAAGTAGAAAAAGTCTTTTCTTGGTATGAAACTGGCAAAGTCAATATGGCCTATGAATGTATTGATCGCCACGTTAAAGATGGGAAAGCAGACAAAATCGCGTTAAATTATAAAGATCAACAACGTAAAGAAAGTTATACTTTTAAAGAGATGCAGGAAAAATCAAACCAAGCAGCCAATGTACTAAAAGATAAAGCCAACGTACAAAAAGGTGACCGTGTATTTATTTTTATGCCAAGAACACCGGAGCTCTATTTTGCATTATTTGGTGTTTTAAAATTGGGAGGCATCGTTGGTCCATTATTTGAAGCATTTATGGAAAAGGCGGTGAAAGACCGTTTAGAAAATAGTGAAGCCAAAGTCATCATTACAACGAATAGTTTGCTCTCACGGATTCCTCAAGATCAGTTGCCACATTTAGAAACCATTGTCGTAGTGGATGAGACTGTTGAAGATCAGTATGTTGATTTCAATCAAGCGATGCAAACAGCCGATACTGCGTTTGATATTGAATGGCTTGGACGTGAAGACGGCTTAATTCTTCACTATACTTCTGGTTCAACTGGACAACCGAAAGGCGTGTTACATGTACAAGAAGCCATGTTATTACACTATATTTCAGGGCGGTATGTATTAGATTTTCATGAAGATGATGTCTATTGGTGTACTGCGGATCCAGGTTGGGTGACAGGAACGTCCTATGGGATTTTTGCTCCGTGGTTAAACGGGGTCACAAACTGTATCGCAGGCGGCCGATTCTCACCGGAAAACTGGTATGCGATGATCGAAGACTTTAAAGTAACGATTTGGTATACAGCACCAACTGCTTTGAGAATGTTGATGAGTGCAGGCGATGATCTCGTTGAAAAATATGATTTGACTTCATTAAGAAGCATTTTATCCGTAGGTGAACCTTTGAACCCAGAAGTGATTAAATGGGCGAAAAAGGTGTATCATAAACGTGTACTCGATACATGGTGGATGACTGAAACAGGTGGACATATGATCGTCAATTATCCATCTGAAGACATTAAATTAGGATCAATGGGGAAACCACTTCCAGGTATTGAAGCGGCAATTATAGATAATGAAGGTCATCGTTTACCACCGAATCGTATGGGTAACTTAGCGATTAAAAAAGGTTGGCCTTCGATGATGCGTGAAGTATGGAAAAACCCCGAAAAATATGCCTCTTATTTCATCGGTGATTGGTATGTATCAGGAGATTCGGCGTACCAAGATGAAGATGGTTATTTCTGGTTCCAAGGACGTGTCGATGATGTTATTATGACTGCAGGTGAACGTGTGGGTCCATTTGAAGTGGAATCTAAATTAGTAGAACATAAAGCCGTTGCAGAAGCAGGGGTTATTGGTAAGCCAGATCCGGTTCGTGGTGAAATCATTAAAGCGTTTATTGCGTTACGTCAAGGTTATGAGCCGACTGACGCACTTAAAGAAGAGATACGATTATTTGTAAAAGAAGGTCTTGCAGCACATGCGGCACCAAGAGAAATTGAATTTAAAGAGAAATTACCTAAAACACGTTCAGGTAAGATTATGCGTCGCGTGTTAAAAGCTTGGGAGCTTGATTTGCCGACAGGTGATTTAAGCACAATGGAAGATTAA
- a CDS encoding GNAT family N-acetyltransferase: MKHVKTYEKERYTVDGQTFVIEGPVSKTYLQEMTFDDGLDAFRIPIEQFEAIQEISTLDEGRIYIIRKEKHIVGYVTYLYPDPLERWSEGQLPYLLELGAIEISLAYRGLGLGRILLKVSTRSPELEDYIIMTTEYYWHWDLKNSQLDVFEYKKLMQRMMASGGLEVFATDDPEITSHPANCLMARIGKNITVEQMEAFDNIRFMNRFFF, translated from the coding sequence ATGAAACACGTTAAAACATATGAAAAGGAACGTTATACAGTGGACGGGCAAACATTTGTTATTGAGGGACCTGTTTCTAAAACATACTTACAGGAAATGACTTTTGATGATGGTCTTGACGCATTTCGTATCCCTATTGAGCAATTCGAGGCGATACAAGAAATTAGTACATTGGATGAAGGACGTATTTATATAATTAGAAAAGAGAAGCATATAGTTGGTTATGTCACATATTTATACCCTGACCCACTTGAGCGATGGTCTGAAGGACAGCTCCCTTACCTATTAGAACTAGGGGCAATTGAAATTAGTTTAGCTTACCGTGGCCTCGGATTAGGACGCATTTTGCTCAAAGTCAGCACAAGAAGTCCCGAGTTAGAGGATTATATTATAATGACGACTGAATATTATTGGCATTGGGATTTGAAAAATTCTCAACTCGATGTATTTGAATATAAAAAACTCATGCAACGAATGATGGCCAGTGGCGGGTTAGAAGTATTTGCCACTGACGATCCAGAAATTACGAGTCACCCTGCAAATTGTTTAATGGCACGTATCGGTAAAAACATCACAGTTGAACAAATGGAAGCGTTTGATAATATAAGATTTATGAATCGTTTCTTTTTCTAA
- a CDS encoding acetoin utilization protein AcuC: MKNQLKRETGYVYADSLLRYRFHNKHPFNQMRVKLTTELLLSTGFLSKDQIIVPRQATVDEIATIHKYDYIQAVIRGEKNLLRPDEQQKYGLGDEDTHVFSRIHRSTATIIGGGLNLIDAIMSGKFRNGCHLGGGLHHAHEGRASGFCVYNDAAIYIKYLNEKYHQRVLYIDTDAHHGDGVQWSFYTSNQVMNYSIHETGKFLFPGSGHYTERGAEEGFGYCINLPLEPYTEHDSFIEVFTKTLYQVVDSFKPDFIVSVIGSDIHYLDPLTHMSCNLNTLYDIPYIITDIAETYCNGKVIMLGGGGYNIWRVVPRAWSHIYFSLIHQPRLTGRLPEKWLNKWKQYSPVPIPEYWEEQFQDYQVIPRRSEISQQNLQVASNILNWF, translated from the coding sequence ATGAAAAATCAGTTAAAACGAGAAACAGGCTATGTCTATGCGGATTCATTGTTGCGCTATCGGTTCCATAATAAGCATCCGTTTAATCAAATGCGTGTAAAATTGACGACTGAATTATTGTTATCTACAGGCTTTCTCTCAAAGGACCAAATTATCGTCCCTAGGCAAGCAACAGTAGACGAGATTGCTACGATTCATAAATATGATTATATACAAGCAGTTATAAGAGGAGAAAAAAACCTTTTACGCCCTGATGAACAACAAAAATATGGTTTAGGCGATGAGGACACCCACGTGTTTTCACGCATACACAGAAGTACAGCAACGATCATTGGAGGTGGATTAAATTTAATCGATGCCATCATGTCTGGAAAATTCCGCAATGGCTGTCATTTAGGTGGTGGTCTCCATCATGCACATGAAGGACGTGCCAGTGGTTTTTGTGTTTATAACGATGCAGCGATTTATATCAAATATCTCAACGAAAAATATCATCAACGTGTGTTATATATTGATACGGATGCACATCATGGAGACGGTGTCCAATGGTCTTTCTACACGTCTAATCAAGTCATGAATTATTCCATCCATGAAACGGGTAAATTTCTTTTCCCCGGATCCGGGCACTATACAGAACGCGGGGCAGAAGAAGGATTTGGCTATTGTATTAATCTCCCTCTTGAGCCTTATACAGAACATGATTCCTTTATAGAAGTATTCACTAAAACACTTTATCAAGTCGTTGATTCTTTCAAGCCAGACTTTATTGTCAGTGTGATTGGCTCAGATATACACTACTTAGATCCTTTAACACATATGAGTTGCAATTTAAATACGCTTTACGATATTCCTTATATCATAACCGATATCGCTGAAACATATTGTAATGGAAAAGTCATCATGTTAGGCGGGGGCGGCTATAATATTTGGCGTGTTGTTCCCAGAGCATGGAGTCACATTTATTTCAGTTTGATACATCAGCCACGATTAACAGGTCGTTTACCTGAAAAATGGCTAAACAAATGGAAACAGTACAGCCCGGTTCCTATTCCCGAATACTGGGAAGAACAATTTCAAGATTATCAGGTCATTCCACGGCGATCAGAAATCAGCCAACAAAACCTTCAAGTCGCGTCAAATATATTAAACTGGTTTTAA